One genomic segment of Gemmatimonadaceae bacterium includes these proteins:
- a CDS encoding glucose-6-phosphate isomerase gives MTLALDFTNMMAGALPHGAGITADQWSDAAAPFAKAHAAVHARTGDLGFLTLANNHALLDQSLAIAADVAGRFDDVLLLGIGGSALGPIALRTALCPPRWNELTAAQRGGHPRLHVLDNVDPGTISATLARLELARTLVLVVSKSGGTVETMAQYLIVREALAQALGEEAAKAHLVFVTDPQVGALRKIARAEGIRTCDIPPNVGGRFSVLSPVGILPAALIGIDVRALLGGAADVTARAASPTLASNLPGTFAVMQWLADTAHARSVQVLMPYADPLRDLALWFVQLWAESLGKVRGDGTSVGPTPLPALGATDQHSQVQLFMEGPFDKTVTFIAVKGREQDGPIPARHGDIAELGYLGGHTLGELIEIEQRATAGALAARGRFNATLTIDQVDAWHLGALMQTFALATAYAGELYGIDAFNQPGVELGKQFAYALLGRAGSETARAEWDTLPPPNPRWRV, from the coding sequence ATGACGCTCGCGCTCGATTTCACGAACATGATGGCCGGTGCCCTCCCGCACGGCGCCGGGATCACGGCCGACCAGTGGAGCGACGCGGCCGCGCCCTTCGCCAAGGCCCACGCGGCGGTTCACGCGCGGACCGGCGATCTCGGCTTCCTCACGCTCGCGAACAATCACGCCCTGCTCGACCAGTCGCTCGCGATCGCGGCCGACGTCGCCGGGCGCTTCGACGATGTCCTGCTGCTGGGGATCGGCGGCTCGGCGCTCGGCCCGATTGCGCTGCGCACCGCGCTCTGCCCGCCGCGCTGGAATGAGCTGACGGCGGCGCAGCGGGGCGGGCACCCGCGACTGCATGTCCTCGACAACGTGGACCCGGGCACCATCAGTGCGACGCTGGCGCGACTGGAACTCGCGCGCACGCTCGTGCTCGTGGTCTCGAAGTCGGGGGGGACGGTGGAAACCATGGCCCAGTACCTCATCGTGCGCGAGGCGCTCGCGCAGGCGCTCGGGGAGGAGGCCGCCAAGGCGCATCTGGTGTTCGTGACCGATCCGCAGGTTGGCGCGCTGCGCAAGATTGCGCGCGCCGAAGGCATTCGGACGTGCGATATCCCGCCCAATGTCGGGGGGCGTTTTTCGGTGCTCTCACCGGTGGGTATCCTGCCGGCGGCGTTGATCGGCATCGATGTGCGGGCGCTGCTGGGCGGCGCCGCCGATGTGACCGCCCGCGCGGCGAGCCCCACGCTCGCCAGCAATCTCCCCGGCACCTTCGCGGTCATGCAGTGGCTCGCCGATACCGCTCACGCGCGCTCGGTGCAGGTGCTGATGCCGTACGCCGACCCGCTGCGCGATCTGGCGCTCTGGTTCGTGCAGCTCTGGGCCGAGTCCCTTGGCAAGGTGCGCGGCGACGGCACGTCGGTGGGCCCCACGCCGCTCCCCGCGCTCGGTGCCACCGATCAGCACTCGCAGGTGCAGCTGTTCATGGAAGGCCCATTCGACAAGACCGTCACGTTCATCGCGGTAAAGGGGCGAGAACAGGACGGGCCGATCCCCGCGCGTCACGGCGACATCGCGGAGCTGGGGTACCTCGGTGGCCACACGCTCGGCGAGTTGATCGAGATCGAACAGCGTGCCACGGCCGGCGCGCTCGCGGCGCGCGGGCGTTTCAACGCCACGCTCACCATCGATCAGGTGGACGCCTGGCACCTCGGCGCGTTGATGCAGACCTTCGCGCTGGCCACCGCCTACGCGGGGGAACTCTACGGCATCGACGCCTTCAATCAGCCCGGCGTGGAGCTCGGGAAGCAGTTCGCGTACGCACTGCTCGGCCGTGCCGGCAGTGAAACGGCACGGGCCGAGTGGGATACGCTGCCACCCCCCAATCCGCGCTGGCGCGTGTAA
- a CDS encoding methyl-accepting chemotaxis protein: protein MAEAREVLAQVAQRDLRARVRGTYRGDHAQLAASVNEAVSDLAAALEEVRAEAHSIVSATQQIAAAAQEQANGASRQAELLHEVSSEVGTQRERSVETARSTQELATLVAATSSAATDGRTRVEEVAVALSDIRTRATDTQKIARKIEEIASQTNLLALNAAVEAARAGQAGAGFAVVAEEVRALALRATAAAKETQDVIEGAVNAVAKGVQVGDQAVSTLRGIQERAEKASHLVTDLNAAAAAQAKGLDAINARAGEVADVTSSSAANAEETAAASEEMSGQAANLQALVERFHIDGALMPGAPRTRRAGSSG, encoded by the coding sequence GTGGCCGAAGCGCGCGAAGTCCTGGCGCAGGTGGCGCAGCGCGATCTGCGGGCCCGCGTGCGCGGCACGTATCGTGGCGATCATGCGCAGCTGGCGGCCAGTGTGAACGAGGCGGTGTCGGATCTCGCCGCCGCACTCGAGGAAGTGCGTGCGGAGGCGCACAGCATCGTCAGCGCCACGCAGCAGATTGCCGCGGCGGCGCAGGAGCAGGCCAACGGCGCATCGCGTCAGGCCGAGCTGCTGCACGAAGTGAGCAGCGAAGTCGGTACGCAGCGCGAGCGTAGCGTGGAGACGGCGCGCAGTACGCAGGAGCTGGCCACCCTGGTCGCGGCCACGAGCAGCGCGGCGACCGATGGGCGGACGCGGGTTGAAGAAGTCGCGGTCGCGCTGTCGGATATCCGGACGCGCGCCACCGATACGCAGAAGATCGCCCGCAAGATCGAGGAGATTGCGTCCCAGACGAATCTGCTCGCGCTCAATGCGGCGGTCGAAGCGGCGCGTGCCGGTCAGGCCGGTGCCGGCTTCGCCGTGGTCGCCGAGGAGGTCCGGGCACTGGCACTCCGGGCCACCGCGGCCGCCAAGGAAACGCAGGACGTCATCGAGGGGGCGGTGAATGCCGTCGCCAAGGGCGTGCAGGTGGGCGATCAGGCGGTCTCCACGCTCCGGGGGATTCAGGAGCGGGCGGAGAAGGCGTCGCACCTGGTCACCGACCTCAATGCGGCCGCGGCGGCGCAGGCCAAGGGGCTCGATGCCATCAACGCCCGGGCCGGCGAAGTGGCCGACGTGACGAGCTCCAGCGCGGCGAACGCCGAGGAAACGGCAGCCGCGTCGGAGGAAATGTCCGGTCAGGCGGCCAACCTGCAGGCGCTGGTGGAGCGGTTCCATATCGACGGCGCGCTCATGCCCGGCGCCCCGCGGACGCGCCGGGCCGGCTCGTCGGGC